A part of Cannabis sativa cultivar Pink pepper isolate KNU-18-1 chromosome 6, ASM2916894v1, whole genome shotgun sequence genomic DNA contains:
- the LOC133039196 gene encoding uncharacterized protein LOC133039196: MTLTKEDPESTSPESEKEVDEITLQDMRRKIFAKKEKEAKELEEAKQDLQKPSSSANQESTNDNRRCKNTGEDEMTRAKYDILAHLKRIPALLSVYDALQMSPEHRNALVVALTSPEFYTEKIEPMKPISLETHTSCMACITFDDKDRQLGAALHNRPLYVTGMVADNRVSRIMLDCGSAVNVLPLKTLRDVGLHPRQLSPSSLTIQGFNQAGEKVRGSITLKIEIGELNSEALFHVIDSDTSYNVLLGRPWLHEYGVIPSTLHQCFKFCKEGKVKSVNADPNPFYGEQVNYADAKFYKPANVTILKGKPEESKRHENSVVQNSPQIKRLSLVKSPQSKEENLKVSSQKRTFKYIPKSQRGVGQKALTPIEDSMTALMTSFTLPLRKIDQSLPKGKMQISVSFGKDSKKNKRVITLNKTSSTSVTPKTFKTTKKNVHFKKQKGVTIHQNSDCLKASFEPDELTEEEQKMFHSDDVPTPSPRVSVFDRLEPSTSTPRVSAFERLVFPSAPQSKGTKKQKRWMPKQKKSLRITTQGHETQEDGENFAQVNYLSFEESLTVEDEGSSSNPSEDFIDIFQPAPQEFEDGGQATVDDLIEINLGTEDDPKPVFVSALLSEEELPQYIQVLRENKDVFAWLYRDMPGLNRKVAVHRLAVSKDATPVKQSQRRIRPELLPKVEAEIDKLRDCRFIREVQYPTWLANIVIVMKKNGQLRICVDYRDLNRACPKDEFPLPITELLIDATTGFDALSFMDGFSGYNQIKMAHEDEELTAFRTPKGIFCYTVMPFGLKNAGATYQRAMTTIFEDMMHNTVECYVDDLVVKTKERTNHLDDLKRVFDRLRQHNLKMNPLKCAFGVTSGKFLGFIVRHRGIEIDPAKIKAISEMPPPRNLRQLRGLQGKLAYIRRFISNLSGRCQPFSRLMQKNVPFIWDEACQNAFESIKKYLLHPPVLRAPILGKPLILYITSLDRSLGAMLAQNNEEGKEVALYYLSRTLVGAEQNYPPIEKVCLALIFAVTKLRHYLLSHPVTLVSKADPLRYILSKPVLSGRLAKWSMMLSEFEINFVPQKAIKGQALADFLGDTQFQMIWSCEKISRTKKSSQLILHRGNYILMGQQEVVGQVRELSL, from the coding sequence ATGACTTTAACAAAAGAAGATCCTGAATCTACCTCACCTGAAAGTGAAAAAGAGGTAGATGAAATTACCTTGCAAGATATGCGGCGGAAAATTTttgcaaagaaagaaaaagaggcGAAAGAGCTTGAAGAAGCTAAACAAGACCTTCAAAAGCCTTCATCTTCGGCCAACCAAGAATCCACCAATGACAATCGAAGATGTAAAAACACTGGTGAAGATGAGATGACGCGAGCAAAATATGACATATTGGCTCATCTAAAACGCATCCCTGCTCTTTTAAGCGTTTACGATGCACTGCAAATGTCTCCTGAGCATAGAAATGCACTTGTTGTCGCATTGACAAGTCCTGAATTTTATACGGAGAAAATAGAGCCAATGAAACCTATATCACTTGAGACGCATACCTCTTGTATGGCATGCATAACTTTCGATGATAAAGATCGTCAGTTGGGAGCTGCCTTACATAATCGACCTCTGTACGTGACGGGTATGGTTGCTGATAATCGCGTGAGCCGCATCATGTTGGATTGTGGATCGGCTGTGAATGTACTCCCCTTAAAAACCTTGAGAGATGTTGGTTTACACCCACGTCAATTGTCTCCATCATCATTGACTATTCAAGGTTTTAACCAAGCTGGAGAAAAAGTAAGGGGAAGTATCACACTAAAAATTGAAATAGGCGAGTTAAATTCTGAAGCCTTATTTCATGTTATCGATTCAGACACATCCTACAATGTGTTGTTAGGGCGACCATGGCTTCATGAATATGGAGTCATTCCTTCAACACTCCACCAATGCTTTAAGTTTTGCAAGGAAGGCAAAGTCAAAAGTGTCAATGCAGACCCGAATCCCTTTTATGGGGAACAAGTGAATTATGCTGATGCAAAGTTTTACAAGCCAGCTAATGTCACCATCTTGAAAGGGAAACCTGAGGAGAGCAAACGTCACGAAAACTCAGTCGTACAAAACTCTCCACAGATTAAGCGACTATCCCTTGTGAAATCTCCTCAGTCCAAAGAGGAGAACTTGAAGGTATCTAGCCAAAAACGAACCTTCAAGTATATCCCTAAAAGTCAACGAGGAGTAGGGCAAAAAGCTTTGACACCGATCGAAGATTCGATGACAGCCTTGATGACAAGCTTTACTTTACCACTAAGGAAAATCGATCAGTCACTACCCAAgggtaaaatgcaaatttcggtTTCCTTTGGTAAagatagcaagaaaaataaaagagtcatTACTCTCAATAAAACGTCCTCCACTTCTGTAACTCCGAAAACCTTCAAAACAACGAAGAAAAATGTTCATTTTAAGAAGCAAAAAGGAGTCACAATCCATCAAAATAGTGATTGTTTAAAAGCTTCTTTTGAACCAGATGAGTTAACAGAGGAGGAACAAAAGATGTTTCACAGCGACGATGTTCCTACACCTTCCCCGCGAGTCTCAGTATTTGATAGACTTGAGCCAAGCACATCCACCCCACGAGTGTCAGCATTTGAAAGGCTTGTTTTCCCAAGTGCTCCACAGTCAAAGGGAACTAAAAAGCAAAAACGGTGGATGCCAAAACAGAAGAAATCTTTGAGAATTACTACTCAGGGACATGAAACACAAGAAGATGGAGAAAATTTTGCTCAAGTCAATTACCTCTCTTTCGAAGAAAGCTTGACCGTAGAAGATGAAGGCTCAAGCTCAAACCCTTCGGAAGATTTTATAGACATCTTTCAACCAGCACCTCAGGAATTCGAAGATGGAGGACAAGCAACTGTGGATGACTTAATAGAGATCAACCTCGGGACCGAGGATGATCCAAAGCCTGTGTTTGTCAGTGCTTTATTATCTGAAGAAGAGTTACCACAGTACATACAAGTCCTTCGCGAGAACAAAGATGTATTTGCTTGGTTATACCGAGACATGCCGGGGTTGAACCGAAAGGTTGCTGTGCACAGGTTGGCAGTATCAAAAGACGCTACCCCTGTTAAACAATCTCAAAGAAGGATTCGACCAGAATTACTTCCCAAAGTCGAGGCAGAAATTGACAAGTTAAGAGATTGTCGGTTTATTCGGGAAGTTCAGTATCCTACTTGGCTTGCAAACATCGTCATAGTGATGAAGAAAAATGGGCAACTCCGCATATGCGTGGATTATCGGGATCTTAATCGGGCTTGCCCAAAAGATGAATTCCCACTCCCCATCACTGAGTTATTGATAGATGCTACcactggttttgatgccttatcATTCATGGATGGATtttctgggtacaaccaaatcaaAATGGCACACGAGGACGAAGAGCTCACTGCTTTTCGGACACCAAAAGGCATATTTTGTTATACAGTTATGCCATTTGGCCTCAAGAATGCAGGGGCAACCTACCAAAGAGCAATGACCACAATTTTTGAAGACATGATGCACAATACTGTCGAATGTTATGTCGACGATCTAGTGgtcaaaacaaaagaaaggacAAATCATCTTGATGATTTAAAACGAGTCTTTGACAGGCTCAGGCAACACAATCTCAAGATGAATCCTTTAAAATGTGCATTTGGGGTAACATCGGGAAAGTTCCTCGGGTTTATCGTCAGACATCGAGGAATTGAAATCGACCCTGCAAAGATCAAAGCAATTTCGGAAATGCCTCCCCCGCGTAATTTACGTCAACTACGTGGACTACAGGGAAAACTTGCGTATATTCGAAGATTCATCTCAAACCTGTCTGGTAGATGTCAACCTTTTTCGAGATTGATGCAGAAAAATGTCCCATTCATTTGGGATGAGGCATGTCAGAATGCTTTTGAAAGTATTAAAAAGTACCTGTTGCACCCACCAGTGTTGAGAGCTCCAATCTTAGGAAAGCCATTGATATTATATATCACTTCACTCGACCGCTCCTTGGGAGCCATGCTAGCGCAAAATAATGAGGAGGGAAAAGAAGTTGCTCTTTACTATTTAAGCAGAACTTTAGTAGGGGCAGAACAAAACTACCCTCCAATTGAGAAAGTATGTTTGGCTTTAATTTTTGCCGTCACAAAACTACGACACTATTTGCTCTCACATCCTGTGACTTTAGTGTCAAAAGCTGACCCGCTAAGATATATCCTATCCAAGCCCGTGTTGTCTGGAAGACTTGCCAAATGGTCCATGATGTTGTCAGAATTTGAAATTAACTTTGTCCCGCAAAAAGCAATAAAAGGACAAGCTTTGGCTGATTTTCTCGGCGACACCCAATTCCAGATGATATGGAGTTGCGAGAAGATCTCCCGGACGAAGAAGTCTTCACAGTTGATACTTCATCGTGGCAATTATATTTTGATGGGGCAGCAAGAAGTAGTGGGGCAGGTGCGGGAATTGTCTTTGTGA